A genomic segment from Lutibacter sp. A80 encodes:
- a CDS encoding LrgB family protein, producing the protein MKLISEPYILLTITVALYWFIKYLQNKTNSVLLNPILITIIAVIAILKLTGTSYETYQDAGKYIAFFLKPSIVALGVPLYLQLSKIKKQMMPIFISQLVGSIVGIVSGVLFAKWLGASNDVIISIAPKSVTTPLAIDISSAIGGIPSLTASMVVIVGIFGSITGFRILQLFKVKNPISKSLSMGTASHGLGTAEAMAVSQRFGAYSSMGLILNGLFTAIFTPIILKLLGFI; encoded by the coding sequence ATGAAACTAATTTCAGAACCTTATATACTATTAACCATAACAGTAGCTCTTTATTGGTTCATAAAATACCTTCAAAATAAAACAAATTCGGTACTCTTAAACCCTATATTAATAACAATTATTGCGGTAATAGCTATTTTAAAACTAACAGGGACTTCTTATGAAACGTATCAAGATGCCGGAAAATATATTGCGTTTTTTTTAAAACCTTCTATTGTAGCATTAGGAGTGCCTCTATACCTTCAATTAAGTAAAATTAAAAAACAAATGATGCCTATTTTCATTTCTCAATTGGTAGGCTCTATTGTTGGAATTGTTTCTGGGGTGCTTTTTGCTAAATGGTTGGGCGCCTCAAATGATGTAATTATCTCTATAGCTCCAAAATCTGTAACCACTCCCCTAGCCATAGACATTTCTAGTGCCATAGGAGGTATCCCTTCTCTTACGGCTTCTATGGTTGTTATAGTTGGAATCTTCGGATCTATAACTGGCTTTAGAATATTACAACTCTTTAAAGTGAAAAATCCAATATCTAAAAGTCTTTCTATGGGAACAGCAAGCCATGGATTAGGTACAGCGGAAGCCATGGCGGTAAGTCAGCGATTTGGTGCCTATTCTAGCATGGGACTAATTTTAAATGGATTATTTACAGCTATTTTTACACCTATTATTTTAAAATTATTAGGTTTTATATAA
- a CDS encoding M20/M25/M40 family metallo-hydrolase, with protein MKNVLLIFLFNLLYFSGFSQSEITETEINNHILFLASEKNAGRYPGGKENRRVVRYLKKDFKAQGIIPFNNNYKQKFKAKLRVKKGEKEKKLANTCNVVGYIEGNDPILKKEFIVLGAHYDHLGMGGPSSKSNKVHTIHYGADDNASGTAALLEIAEKIASNKKELKRSIIFIAFGSEEQGLLGSKFFVENPLVPISQIKLMINMDMVGRLNAEKHVYMGGAGTFPNGVSFMQNLGDALDLTPIVHAGSVGGSDHVSFYAKDISVLGIHTGGHPQYHTPEDTADLINVSGEKQVCEYIYKALMELTTTNYKLEFIRQD; from the coding sequence ATGAAAAACGTACTGCTTATTTTCCTTTTTAATTTATTATATTTTAGTGGATTTTCACAATCTGAAATAACAGAAACTGAAATAAACAATCATATCCTATTTTTAGCTTCAGAAAAAAATGCTGGAAGATATCCTGGTGGAAAAGAAAACAGAAGGGTTGTTAGATACCTGAAAAAAGATTTTAAAGCACAAGGAATTATCCCTTTCAACAATAATTATAAACAAAAGTTTAAAGCTAAATTACGTGTTAAAAAAGGTGAAAAAGAAAAAAAACTTGCTAATACTTGTAATGTAGTTGGCTATATAGAAGGTAATGACCCAATTCTTAAAAAAGAATTTATTGTTTTAGGAGCGCATTACGATCATTTAGGAATGGGAGGACCTTCATCTAAATCTAATAAAGTACATACAATTCATTATGGTGCTGATGACAATGCCAGTGGTACTGCAGCGCTTTTAGAAATCGCTGAAAAAATAGCTTCAAACAAAAAAGAATTAAAACGCAGTATTATTTTTATTGCTTTTGGGTCTGAAGAACAAGGTTTATTAGGTAGTAAGTTTTTTGTAGAAAATCCATTAGTGCCTATCTCTCAAATAAAATTAATGATTAATATGGATATGGTAGGAAGGCTAAATGCTGAAAAACATGTGTATATGGGCGGTGCTGGAACATTTCCTAACGGGGTAAGTTTTATGCAAAACTTAGGAGATGCTTTAGACTTAACACCAATTGTACATGCGGGTTCTGTTGGTGGTTCAGACCATGTGTCTTTTTACGCAAAAGACATCTCTGTTTTAGGAATACATACTGGAGGCCACCCACAATACCATACACCTGAAGATACTGCTGATTTAATAAATGTATCGGGAGAAAAACAAGTATGCGAATATATTTATAAAGCCTTAATGGAACTTACTACAACTAATTATAAATTAGAATTTATTAGACAAGATTAA
- a CDS encoding TlpA disulfide reductase family protein, producing MKNTIIILLTFVLFSCTQEPPHYTINGVFEKGIGKQLLLEELSNLTVVKAIDTVRVDNKGHFSFKGASFGEIKEARLSILGTKYKEDFIIEDTVVNINIWQDSITKSNKPYKFEVERSKEDAVYAKLKLNYKARRSVWGRATNRLYVANKEQKVSDEEMENTQAKLDADFVEEIIDTLSNYSDTYGAYFYIKNYMLRYDPFPKVEEAFNNLTERIKDSKEAAVYKAEVEEIKRSFVGGTPEDFSITSLDGSEISLYQYRGKVLLVDCWATWCGPCIEAMPHIGEIHKKYSPLGLEILGISYDKDENRWRDFLKKNEYITWDQASSLKEWRCPSAKIFSVTMIPATILIDKNGVIVGRNLKGEALEAKIKELLSVS from the coding sequence ATGAAAAATACAATTATAATTTTACTAACATTCGTATTATTTTCTTGTACTCAAGAGCCTCCTCATTATACAATTAATGGAGTTTTTGAAAAAGGTATAGGAAAGCAATTACTGTTAGAAGAGCTATCTAATTTAACAGTAGTTAAAGCTATTGATACTGTGCGTGTAGATAATAAAGGTCACTTCAGTTTTAAAGGTGCTTCATTTGGAGAAATAAAAGAAGCTAGATTGTCTATTTTAGGAACAAAGTATAAAGAAGATTTTATTATAGAAGATACTGTAGTAAATATTAACATTTGGCAAGATTCAATAACAAAATCTAATAAACCATATAAGTTTGAAGTTGAAAGAAGTAAGGAAGATGCTGTATATGCAAAACTTAAGCTTAATTATAAAGCACGAAGATCTGTTTGGGGTAGAGCAACTAATAGATTGTATGTTGCAAATAAAGAACAAAAAGTTAGTGATGAAGAAATGGAAAACACCCAGGCAAAATTAGATGCGGATTTTGTTGAAGAAATTATAGATACTTTATCTAATTATTCTGATACTTATGGCGCTTATTTTTATATAAAAAATTATATGTTAAGATATGATCCATTTCCGAAGGTTGAAGAAGCATTTAATAATTTAACTGAAAGGATTAAAGATTCAAAAGAAGCAGCGGTATATAAAGCGGAAGTAGAAGAAATTAAAAGGTCTTTTGTTGGTGGAACTCCTGAAGATTTTTCAATTACATCTTTAGACGGATCAGAAATTAGTTTGTACCAATATAGAGGTAAGGTATTGCTAGTAGATTGTTGGGCAACTTGGTGTGGACCTTGTATTGAAGCAATGCCACATATTGGAGAAATACACAAGAAATACAGTCCATTAGGTTTAGAAATTTTAGGAATATCGTATGATAAAGATGAAAATAGATGGCGTGATTTTTTAAAGAAAAACGAGTATATAACCTGGGATCAGGCTTCTTCTTTAAAAGAGTGGAGATGTCCTTCTGCTAAAATATTCTCTGTAACTATGATTCCTGCAACCATTTTAATTGATAAAAATGGTGTAATTGTTGGGCGAAATCTTAAAGGAGAAGCGCTGGAAGCAAAAATTAAAGAATTACTTTCTGTATCCTAA
- a CDS encoding alpha/beta hydrolase, whose protein sequence is MMNQNIRLIFQTIIFLLFTAILQAQTNNLIYLWPDKVPNERMEKQLPVQTDNTSGNVTRITDVTNPALVVFKPEKSNNSGVGILICPGGGYNILAIDKEGYEIAEWLNKLGYTAFVLQYRVPNKQLGALNDIQRAIRVVRNNAKKYNLDAEKIGLIGFSAGGSLCARASTRFTIDSYPKTDAIDQLSCKPNFSMLIYPAYLDKGKDRSITPELVLSNNIPPFFIFGTADDPYGNSSLVFTQALRDNGTPIELHLLPKGGHGYGIRPGNIAAETWPNLAKKWLLER, encoded by the coding sequence ATGATGAATCAAAATATACGGTTAATCTTTCAAACCATTATTTTTCTTCTTTTTACCGCAATACTTCAAGCTCAAACAAACAATTTAATTTATTTGTGGCCAGATAAAGTGCCTAATGAGCGTATGGAGAAACAGCTGCCTGTACAAACAGACAATACAAGCGGAAATGTAACCAGAATTACTGATGTTACAAATCCTGCTTTAGTCGTTTTTAAACCCGAAAAATCAAATAATTCAGGCGTAGGGATACTTATTTGTCCTGGTGGTGGATATAACATATTAGCTATTGATAAAGAAGGTTACGAAATAGCAGAATGGCTTAATAAACTTGGTTATACCGCTTTTGTTTTGCAATACCGCGTGCCCAATAAACAGCTAGGTGCACTAAATGATATTCAAAGAGCGATTAGAGTTGTACGTAACAATGCAAAAAAATACAACTTAGATGCTGAAAAAATAGGTCTTATAGGTTTTTCAGCAGGAGGAAGCCTTTGTGCTAGAGCATCCACTCGATTTACAATAGATTCCTATCCTAAAACAGATGCTATAGATCAATTATCTTGTAAGCCAAATTTTTCAATGCTTATATATCCCGCTTATTTAGATAAAGGAAAAGATAGAAGTATTACACCAGAATTAGTGTTGAGTAACAACATACCACCTTTTTTTATTTTCGGAACAGCAGATGATCCATATGGGAATAGTTCTCTTGTATTTACACAGGCGTTAAGAGATAATGGTACTCCTATTGAATTACACCTGTTACCAAAAGGAGGACATGGGTATGGTATACGACCAGGTAATATTGCAGCTGAAACATGGCCTAATTTAGCTAAGAAATGGTTGTTAGAAAGGTAA
- a CDS encoding SdpI family protein, producing MFFDNPLFLIPFGSGLIFCVIGAIMYRFPPKKINSLYGYRTASSMKNKERWKFAQIYSAKQLITLGLILSLCGLVGLIYKPTEEISTFLGLGLMILMVVLLVIKVENKLKEKFKNKA from the coding sequence ATGTTTTTTGATAATCCATTGTTTTTAATTCCGTTTGGTAGCGGACTAATTTTTTGTGTTATTGGAGCAATTATGTATAGGTTTCCACCCAAAAAAATAAATAGTTTGTACGGGTATAGAACAGCCAGCTCAATGAAAAATAAAGAGCGATGGAAATTTGCTCAAATATATTCAGCAAAACAACTGATAACATTAGGCCTTATACTTTCGTTATGTGGATTGGTTGGTTTAATTTACAAGCCAACTGAAGAAATTTCTACATTTTTAGGCTTGGGTTTAATGATTTTAATGGTTGTTTTATTAGTGATTAAAGTTGAGAATAAATTAAAAGAAAAGTTTAAAAATAAGGCATAA
- a CDS encoding SRPBCC domain-containing protein, with product MINQTNTITIKLEIPIKATIDFVWKCLIEDIGIWWRKDFYSSSKTKIFKIEPFVGGRMYEDYGNNNGLLWGNIIVLDAPNNIELKGHLTPSFGGPAINFIKLSLEENEGITILTLTDTTFGNVSEQTKEQLTSGWKMLYEDTFKKYVESNK from the coding sequence ATGATAAATCAAACAAATACAATTACTATTAAATTGGAAATTCCTATAAAAGCAACGATTGATTTTGTATGGAAATGTCTTATTGAAGACATTGGTATATGGTGGAGAAAAGATTTTTATAGCAGTTCTAAGACTAAAATTTTTAAAATAGAGCCTTTTGTAGGAGGAAGAATGTATGAGGATTATGGAAATAATAATGGATTGCTCTGGGGGAATATAATAGTATTAGATGCGCCTAATAATATTGAATTGAAAGGTCATTTAACCCCAAGTTTTGGTGGTCCTGCAATCAATTTTATAAAATTGTCTTTGGAAGAAAATGAGGGGATTACGATTTTAACATTAACTGATACAACTTTTGGAAACGTATCAGAGCAAACTAAAGAACAATTAACTTCGGGTTGGAAAATGCTTTATGAGGATACTTTTAAAAAATATGTAGAATCTAATAAATAA
- a CDS encoding TlpA disulfide reductase family protein has translation MKKIIFNLILLLSIVACSKQTPVDYALVSGKIDNLEDKKVTLIKSDNSLEKELAINSNGTFKDTIKGTPGLYRLTVGKNIITPIYLDNGNDINLVVDVKNSMSTLKVTGLGAEATDYMLLKNKKEKALKGEDRAVYKLEEADFKAKFKEIHNNLKAKLDTAQGIPSVFKTLEKRNLNYEYLNELERYAGGYHKQWAKKRGYKPSKEFIAETKGVDLNNDVDFHFSSAYKEMVNRYYNNKRYALSRKDSLEYGLRSVTVYATIPNQIIRNELIFSKAEYDLYQTVDFEKFYNIFINASTDKENNAKITEIYNKFMKVSKGKTSPKFIDYEKHSGGTLSLDDLKGKYTYIDVWATWCGPCIKEIPDLKRIEKAYRGKNINFLSISIDDVKDYDKWKKMVVDKKLGGIQVMADKAFGSQFVLDYNIRSIPRFILIDPNGVIVSQNAPNPSDPELIELFNELGI, from the coding sequence ATGAAAAAAATAATTTTTAATTTAATACTGCTCTTAAGCATTGTAGCATGTTCAAAACAAACTCCAGTAGACTATGCTTTAGTTTCAGGGAAAATAGACAATCTTGAAGATAAAAAAGTTACTTTAATAAAATCAGATAATTCCTTAGAAAAAGAACTCGCTATTAATTCAAATGGTACTTTTAAGGATACAATTAAGGGAACTCCAGGACTTTATAGGCTTACTGTAGGTAAAAATATAATAACACCTATCTATTTGGATAATGGGAATGACATAAATCTAGTGGTAGATGTCAAAAACTCTATGAGTACTCTTAAGGTTACAGGTCTTGGAGCTGAAGCAACTGATTATATGCTTTTAAAAAACAAAAAAGAAAAGGCATTAAAGGGAGAGGATAGAGCTGTGTATAAATTAGAAGAAGCCGATTTTAAAGCTAAATTTAAAGAAATACACAATAATTTAAAAGCTAAATTAGACACTGCTCAAGGAATTCCATCTGTTTTTAAAACTTTAGAAAAGCGTAATCTTAATTATGAATATTTAAATGAATTAGAACGCTATGCCGGTGGATATCATAAACAATGGGCTAAAAAACGTGGTTATAAACCTTCTAAGGAATTTATAGCAGAAACTAAAGGCGTTGATCTTAATAATGACGTTGATTTTCACTTTTCTAGTGCTTATAAAGAAATGGTAAACCGTTATTATAATAATAAAAGATATGCTTTAAGTAGAAAAGATTCTCTGGAGTATGGGTTAAGAAGTGTAACCGTTTATGCTACTATTCCAAATCAAATTATTAGAAACGAACTTATTTTTAGTAAAGCAGAATATGACCTCTACCAAACTGTTGATTTTGAGAAATTTTATAACATTTTTATAAATGCTTCTACTGATAAAGAAAACAATGCGAAAATTACCGAAATTTATAATAAATTTATGAAGGTTAGTAAGGGGAAAACTTCACCTAAATTTATAGATTACGAAAAACATTCAGGAGGAACACTATCGCTAGACGATCTTAAAGGGAAATATACTTATATAGATGTTTGGGCAACTTGGTGTGGACCTTGTATTAAAGAAATACCAGATTTAAAACGTATTGAAAAAGCATACCGCGGTAAAAACATTAATTTTTTAAGTATTTCAATTGATGATGTTAAAGATTATGATAAGTGGAAAAAGATGGTGGTGGATAAAAAATTAGGAGGTATTCAAGTAATGGCTGATAAGGCTTTTGGTTCACAATTTGTCTTGGATTATAATATTAGATCAATTCCTCGTTTTATACTAATTGATCCAAATGGAGTGATTGTTTCTCAAAATGCTCCAAACCCATCAGACCCAGAATTAATAGAGCTATTTAATGAGTTAGGTATTTAA
- a CDS encoding CidA/LrgA family protein: MIRQLLIILICLTLGEIIVYFTGIKIPSSIIGMLLLTAGLHFKIVNLKWIQGIADFLLDNMVFFFIPPGVAIMCYLDLISKELIPIVVSILGSTVLVLLSTSFTHQVLRKVKSNKQTKDK, from the coding sequence ATGATTAGACAATTATTAATTATACTTATTTGCCTTACTCTAGGTGAAATTATAGTCTATTTTACGGGTATTAAAATACCTTCAAGTATTATAGGCATGCTTTTATTAACTGCAGGTCTTCATTTTAAAATTGTAAATCTTAAATGGATACAAGGAATTGCTGATTTTCTTTTAGATAATATGGTATTCTTTTTTATTCCGCCAGGAGTAGCCATAATGTGTTATCTAGATTTAATTTCTAAAGAATTAATACCAATAGTTGTTTCTATTTTAGGTAGTACCGTTTTAGTATTATTAAGCACTAGTTTTACACATCAAGTATTACGAAAAGTAAAATCTAATAAGCAAACAAAAGATAAGTAA
- a CDS encoding DUF3784 domain-containing protein produces the protein MVGVALLFIVLGILIKYGKMYFLIAGYNTMSKEEKEKYDIEGIATVFWKAMFGMAIIIIVGYLVSIVTENTSIQNYAFYASLIIGIPYLLIKSNSDSYKIK, from the coding sequence ATGGTTGGAGTAGCACTTCTTTTTATTGTTCTCGGAATTTTAATAAAATACGGAAAGATGTATTTTTTAATTGCGGGTTACAATACAATGTCTAAAGAAGAAAAAGAAAAATATGATATTGAGGGAATTGCCACTGTTTTTTGGAAGGCCATGTTTGGTATGGCTATTATAATAATTGTAGGATATTTAGTTTCTATAGTTACTGAAAATACAAGCATTCAAAATTATGCTTTTTATGCTTCTTTAATTATTGGAATTCCTTATTTATTAATCAAATCGAACTCCGATAGCTATAAAATTAAATAA